A single region of the Gilliamella apis genome encodes:
- a CDS encoding sulfite exporter TauE/SafE family protein, whose product MIVEFIILLCIGALAGLLAGMFGIGGGALIVPALLMLLDYFGHGGQWINHITVASSLATIIGTSLSSSWVQNKNNNIVWSILKKMVLGCIIGTIGGSYMTPYIPGIWLKWIFIVFLIYTGSKFILKTGKVAKKQNSQATLLPNTIYIFIGGLIGVFAALVGVGGGVLVVPFLKKCGVDMRKAIGTSAAFTLPVALGGTIGYIIAGWNIKELPEYSLGFVYLPAVLSIMLASIPMAKVGVQIAQKLSINKLIRYFGIFLLLISVKLIVS is encoded by the coding sequence ATGATTGTTGAATTTATTATCTTGCTTTGTATAGGCGCATTGGCTGGATTACTTGCGGGTATGTTCGGTATTGGTGGTGGAGCATTAATTGTGCCAGCATTACTTATGCTACTCGATTATTTTGGTCATGGTGGGCAATGGATAAACCATATCACAGTGGCCTCATCTTTAGCAACGATCATTGGTACTAGCTTATCATCAAGTTGGGTTCAGAATAAAAATAATAATATTGTCTGGTCGATCTTAAAAAAGATGGTATTAGGTTGCATTATTGGCACTATTGGCGGATCCTACATGACACCTTATATTCCCGGTATTTGGCTCAAATGGATTTTTATTGTTTTCCTCATCTATACAGGCAGTAAATTTATTCTAAAAACTGGAAAAGTTGCGAAAAAACAAAATAGCCAAGCGACATTATTACCTAACACAATCTATATCTTCATCGGCGGATTAATTGGTGTATTCGCCGCATTAGTTGGTGTAGGTGGTGGTGTGTTAGTGGTACCTTTTTTAAAGAAATGCGGCGTGGATATGCGAAAAGCGATCGGTACTTCTGCGGCATTTACCTTACCTGTAGCCTTAGGTGGTACTATTGGTTATATCATTGCTGGATGGAATATCAAAGAACTGCCAGAATACAGTTTGGGTTTCGTCTATTTACCCGCAGTATTATCAATTATGTTAGCTAGCATACCCATGGCAAAAGTCGGAGTTCAAATTGCTCAAAAATTATCAATAAATAAACTAATTAGATATTTTGGTATCTTCTTATTATTAATTTCAGTCAAACTAATCGTTTCTTAA
- a CDS encoding OsmC family protein yields MKDRLKWIDEFGFLAETASGHSLVMDGGIEHGGRNRGARPMELLLHGAAGCMAYDIIAILKNNKKDVRDLWIDIDKTQATSSPKVYTSINFHIVITGNNIDNEAVEKAIKLASEKYCSASIMLGKTAKMSYTYEIRDHV; encoded by the coding sequence ATGAAAGATCGTTTGAAATGGATTGATGAGTTTGGTTTTTTAGCTGAAACTGCAAGTGGGCACTCCTTAGTAATGGATGGCGGTATTGAACATGGTGGTCGAAACCGTGGTGCGAGACCTATGGAGCTTTTGTTACATGGTGCTGCAGGTTGTATGGCTTACGACATTATTGCTATTTTGAAAAATAATAAAAAGGATGTTCGAGATCTTTGGATCGACATTGATAAAACTCAAGCTACCTCTTCGCCAAAAGTGTATACCTCAATTAATTTTCATATTGTAATTACTGGTAATAATATCGATAACGAGGCTGTTGAAAAGGCGATTAAACTTGCATCTGAAAAATATTGTAGTGCTTCAATTATGTTAGGTAAGACAGCCAAAATGTCCTACACTTATGAAATAAGGGATCATGTTTAA
- the mltB gene encoding lytic murein transglycosylase B, with the protein MQRIVICLMMILWLAACSSGGSSKTPMQKHRGHSDVKGGVYLEKQHEQPKPDSAPLSVDKEKFIAMMVKKHGFNRQQLRTVLEQTNKLDWVIGLMDKQAPKSGSSNVPNGAWIRYKNKFITPNNLPKGVDFWNKYDKDLQRAYKEYGVPPEIIVGIIGVETGWGRVMGKTKIIDALSTLAFHYPRRSQYFAKELEDFLIMCRDEGVDPFDLNGSFAGAMGYGQFMPSAFRNHAIDFNHDGHIDLWDPVDAIGSVANYFKSHGWQRNRKVAVVADGQALSLDTGFSTKYSIEHLAKSGLKPKSSLEGHKEVSLLRLDMGDSYQFWYGLPNFYVITRYNHSTHYAMAVWQLGLAVKQAR; encoded by the coding sequence ATGCAACGTATCGTTATTTGTCTCATGATGATTTTATGGCTTGCTGCTTGTTCTAGTGGCGGTTCTTCTAAAACTCCAATGCAGAAACATCGAGGACATTCAGATGTAAAAGGTGGTGTTTATTTAGAGAAACAGCATGAACAGCCGAAACCTGATAGTGCACCTTTATCTGTTGATAAAGAAAAGTTTATTGCCATGATGGTAAAAAAACATGGTTTTAATCGTCAACAACTTCGTACAGTTTTAGAACAAACAAACAAACTTGATTGGGTAATTGGTTTAATGGATAAACAAGCACCTAAATCAGGCTCTTCAAATGTACCGAATGGCGCTTGGATTCGCTATAAAAATAAATTCATTACACCAAATAATTTGCCTAAAGGTGTTGATTTTTGGAATAAATATGACAAAGATTTACAACGAGCATATAAAGAATATGGTGTACCACCTGAAATTATCGTCGGTATTATTGGCGTTGAGACAGGTTGGGGCCGAGTAATGGGCAAAACAAAGATAATCGATGCATTATCAACGCTAGCTTTCCACTATCCAAGAAGATCACAATATTTTGCTAAAGAATTGGAAGATTTTTTAATTATGTGTCGTGATGAAGGTGTGGATCCCTTTGATTTAAATGGATCATTTGCAGGCGCTATGGGATATGGTCAGTTTATGCCATCAGCATTTAGAAATCATGCGATTGACTTTAATCATGATGGCCATATTGATTTATGGGATCCTGTTGATGCGATCGGTAGCGTGGCTAATTATTTCAAATCACATGGTTGGCAACGCAATAGAAAAGTTGCTGTAGTTGCTGATGGACAAGCGCTTTCTCTTGATACAGGTTTTAGTACCAAATATTCAATTGAGCATTTGGCTAAATCAGGACTAAAACCGAAAAGCTCCTTAGAAGGCCATAAAGAAGTTAGTTTGTTACGTTTAGATATGGGTGATAGTTATCAATTTTGGTATGGTTTACCTAATTTTTATGTCATTACTCGTTATAATCATAGTACACATTATGCGATGGCGGTATGGCAATTAGGATTAGCGGTTAAACAAGCCAGATAA
- a CDS encoding PilN domain-containing protein gives MIVFNKKCAVITIEPEILRYQVVTVKALNGHSNNENLADIPYQNSTDIEQLIQNLKKQQPKLTAIALNLGQSYVQFQKTAYPEVKLNSAELTLYVKAIINKLFQLPANNMFFDFVSLAGPQKTIMIAICESDTANYWIDLSKKHGLTLLSINSKLENIRFNFLPWRQQKARQHQFQLLLFMVSFIGLLSCFFFYLLLDSQTTFSQYSKQLSTQQVLEQQLSAQLASFIPNPSPSQKQIQQSLQMFAEMLPETIWLRLYEYEAQHIKIIGQSINYVDIINFNQQLLSSHEVNSSLVKNIENSGDSLLFQLDIELNE, from the coding sequence ATGATAGTTTTTAATAAAAAATGTGCTGTTATTACAATCGAACCAGAAATATTACGCTATCAAGTGGTAACTGTTAAAGCCCTTAACGGACATTCTAATAATGAAAATTTAGCTGATATTCCTTATCAAAACTCGACTGATATTGAGCAACTGATACAAAATTTAAAAAAACAGCAGCCAAAATTAACTGCAATAGCACTGAATTTAGGCCAAAGTTACGTTCAGTTTCAGAAAACGGCTTATCCTGAGGTGAAATTAAATTCAGCAGAATTAACTTTATATGTAAAAGCAATAATCAATAAACTATTTCAATTACCGGCAAACAATATGTTTTTCGATTTTGTGTCATTAGCAGGCCCTCAAAAAACTATTATGATTGCTATTTGTGAGAGTGATACAGCTAATTATTGGATAGATTTATCCAAAAAGCATGGTTTAACTTTGCTTTCTATTAATAGTAAGTTGGAAAATATAAGATTTAATTTTTTACCGTGGCGCCAGCAAAAAGCAAGGCAGCACCAGTTTCAATTACTACTTTTCATGGTTAGCTTCATTGGTTTACTGAGTTGTTTCTTCTTTTATCTTTTACTTGATAGCCAAACTACATTTAGTCAATATTCGAAACAGCTATCAACACAACAAGTGCTAGAACAGCAATTGTCTGCTCAATTAGCAAGTTTTATTCCTAATCCTTCACCTAGTCAAAAACAGATTCAACAATCGCTACAAATGTTTGCAGAAATGCTGCCAGAGACAATCTGGTTAAGATTGTATGAATATGAAGCACAGCATATAAAAATTATCGGTCAAAGTATTAATTATGTCGATATTATTAATTTTAATCAGCAACTTTTATCCAGTCATGAGGTAAATAGTAGCTTGGTTAAAAATATCGAAAATAGTGGAGATAGTTTGTTGTTTCAACTGGATATTGAATTAAATGAATAA
- a CDS encoding APC family permease, with protein MQQLSKNMRFRDLVILGLLFIGPAAPVGLFGVLDVISDGAIALVYIVATFVMAFTAFSYARMSNALPHAGAVYAYCSIGIHPNAGFLVGWLLLLDYLFIPAVAYLFSGISLNALIPEVPVWIWTCFAVVITTMLNLIGVKKSARITLVILVVEIAVMFAVLLVGIWIITTHGTKQDWLTPFIGGELFNWSSLFNAVSIAVLSYLGFDAIATFSEEHSGKRNLVSKAIISCLILAGCLFVIQIYIGALLNPYDSEYLRNHPELQGKAYYNIVNNEINLWLGWSLSLMKAVGASFAAMVGQAAASRLLFSMGRDKRLPAFFAKIGKKSGVPSRAILFSALFNLLLVFIAANHAKGLPMLVSFVDVGALCAFIMLHVSVIGYFKFKKRSNGWRANLFDILIPIIGIVVLLPVLLHIDNYAKIIGGIWLIIGVIILILSKNQGQIGWLEANK; from the coding sequence ATGCAACAATTAAGTAAAAATATGCGGTTTCGAGATTTAGTTATTTTGGGATTGCTTTTTATTGGCCCCGCAGCTCCAGTAGGGCTATTTGGAGTTTTAGATGTTATAAGCGATGGTGCCATTGCACTAGTTTATATTGTTGCGACTTTTGTGATGGCGTTTACGGCATTTTCTTATGCAAGAATGTCAAATGCTTTGCCCCATGCAGGCGCTGTATATGCTTATTGTTCTATTGGTATTCATCCTAATGCTGGATTTCTTGTAGGTTGGTTACTTCTACTAGACTATCTGTTTATTCCTGCTGTTGCCTATTTGTTTAGTGGTATTTCATTAAATGCCTTAATTCCAGAAGTTCCTGTTTGGATATGGACCTGTTTTGCAGTAGTTATCACTACCATGCTTAATTTAATTGGTGTTAAAAAATCGGCTAGAATCACATTAGTTATCTTAGTCGTTGAGATTGCAGTCATGTTTGCTGTGCTTTTAGTTGGTATTTGGATTATTACCACGCATGGAACTAAACAAGATTGGCTTACTCCGTTTATTGGTGGTGAGTTATTTAATTGGAGTAGCCTTTTTAATGCGGTCTCTATTGCTGTGCTTTCTTATTTAGGGTTCGATGCTATAGCAACTTTTTCAGAAGAACACAGTGGTAAGCGAAACTTAGTAAGTAAAGCTATTATTAGCTGTTTAATTCTTGCTGGTTGTTTATTTGTAATACAAATTTATATTGGAGCTTTACTTAATCCTTATGATAGCGAATATTTACGTAACCATCCTGAGCTACAAGGCAAAGCTTATTATAATATAGTTAATAATGAAATTAATTTATGGTTAGGATGGTCTCTTAGTTTAATGAAAGCTGTCGGGGCATCGTTTGCCGCTATGGTCGGTCAAGCTGCGGCAAGTCGTCTATTATTTAGTATGGGGCGAGATAAAAGATTACCTGCTTTTTTTGCTAAGATTGGTAAGAAAAGTGGTGTGCCTTCGAGAGCAATTTTATTTTCTGCATTGTTTAATCTATTGTTGGTATTTATTGCTGCCAATCATGCTAAGGGATTACCAATGTTAGTTTCATTTGTCGATGTTGGTGCTTTATGTGCATTTATTATGTTACATGTATCAGTAATAGGTTATTTTAAATTTAAAAAACGTTCGAATGGTTGGCGAGCTAATTTATTTGATATTTTAATCCCTATTATTGGCATTGTCGTATTGTTACCTGTGTTGTTACATATTGATAATTATGCAAAAATTATTGGTGGTATTTGGTTAATTATAGGAGTGATTATTCTTATTTTAAGTAAAAATCAAGGCCAAATCGGTTGGTTAGAAGCAAATAAATAA
- a CDS encoding glycoside hydrolase family 3 protein gives MTNKRVKLALLVSAALAVGQAVAIEQVEIKSHQLKKIVIDNLEFKDFDKDGKLSPFEDWRLSPEVRAKDLLSKLSLEEKAGLMMHGNAKSLGDELGHGDKYNLEEIKQLVLDDKVNSLITRLEVNPKDFAEQNNQLQQIAESSRLAIPLTISVDPRNTFYYGNKVTSNAGFSQWPGTLGMAAIGNESIINEYGNIIRQEYRSLGVTQALSPMADLGTEPRWSRFEGTFGEDPMLSKSMVRGYISGMQNGKLGLNSQSVAAVVKHWVGYGAAEEGLDSHNSYGKYALYTHKNSLEQHIIPFTGAFEVNVAAIMPTYSILKNAQLNDHKIEPVGGGFNRYLLKDLLRDTYQFKGVIISDWNITKDCNEVCINGNPPDIAPKAEGMPWGVEDLTVEQRFIKAIQAGVQQFGGVSDSSVIVSAVKNNKLDEKTIDSAVLAILTQKFALGQFENPYVDPTEASRFVGNQDFQKVADKAQFDSLVLLENKDKILPLKSSSKVYLYGFTEDAKNSLKGKITIVDKLDQADVVVARVNAPYEQKHKNYFFGARYHEGSLEYTADDKDIKFINEASKKHPVVVTVYLDRPAVLTPVKQIANAVVANFGVNDDVLFKRLLDSKPFSAKLPFALPDSMDSVIKQSSDLANDMQALYPLGYGLTL, from the coding sequence ATGACAAACAAACGAGTGAAATTAGCATTATTGGTTAGTGCAGCTTTGGCTGTTGGTCAAGCAGTTGCTATTGAGCAGGTTGAGATTAAAAGTCATCAATTAAAAAAAATTGTAATTGATAATCTAGAATTTAAAGACTTTGATAAAGATGGCAAATTGTCTCCTTTTGAAGATTGGCGTTTGTCGCCTGAAGTTCGTGCTAAAGATCTACTTAGCAAATTGTCGTTAGAAGAAAAAGCAGGGCTGATGATGCATGGTAATGCCAAAAGTTTAGGCGATGAGCTTGGTCATGGAGATAAGTATAATTTAGAAGAAATTAAACAGTTAGTGCTTGATGATAAGGTAAATAGTCTAATTACTCGTTTAGAAGTGAATCCAAAAGATTTTGCTGAGCAAAATAATCAATTACAACAAATTGCAGAGTCCTCTCGTCTGGCTATTCCTCTGACCATTAGTGTTGATCCGCGAAACACTTTCTATTATGGCAATAAAGTAACGAGTAACGCTGGATTTAGCCAATGGCCAGGAACATTAGGCATGGCTGCGATTGGTAACGAGTCTATTATAAATGAGTACGGAAACATTATTCGACAAGAGTATCGTTCACTAGGGGTAACTCAGGCTTTATCTCCCATGGCAGATTTGGGAACCGAACCACGTTGGTCTCGTTTTGAAGGTACATTTGGCGAAGATCCAATGCTAAGTAAAAGTATGGTGCGAGGTTATATTTCAGGTATGCAAAATGGCAAACTTGGCTTAAATTCACAAAGTGTGGCTGCCGTCGTTAAACATTGGGTTGGTTATGGTGCTGCAGAAGAGGGGTTAGATAGTCATAACTCTTATGGTAAATATGCACTCTATACTCATAAAAACAGTTTAGAACAACATATCATACCATTCACTGGCGCATTTGAGGTCAATGTAGCTGCAATTATGCCGACTTATTCTATTTTAAAAAATGCCCAATTAAATGATCATAAAATTGAACCTGTCGGCGGAGGTTTTAATCGCTATTTATTGAAAGATCTATTAAGAGATACTTATCAATTTAAAGGGGTGATTATTAGTGATTGGAATATTACAAAAGATTGTAATGAAGTTTGTATCAACGGTAACCCACCTGATATAGCGCCTAAAGCGGAAGGAATGCCATGGGGAGTAGAAGATCTCACTGTTGAGCAACGTTTTATTAAAGCTATTCAAGCCGGTGTTCAACAATTTGGTGGAGTGAGTGATAGCTCTGTTATTGTGTCAGCTGTAAAAAACAATAAACTGGATGAAAAAACTATTGATAGTGCAGTTTTAGCAATCTTGACGCAAAAATTTGCTTTAGGACAATTTGAAAATCCTTATGTTGATCCTACTGAAGCAAGCCGTTTTGTTGGTAATCAAGATTTCCAAAAAGTTGCTGATAAAGCGCAATTTGATTCATTGGTTTTATTAGAAAATAAAGATAAGATTCTGCCATTGAAATCCAGTAGTAAAGTCTATTTATATGGTTTTACTGAGGATGCTAAAAACTCCTTAAAAGGTAAAATTACTATTGTTGATAAATTGGATCAAGCTGATGTGGTTGTTGCTAGAGTTAATGCGCCTTATGAACAAAAACATAAAAATTACTTCTTTGGTGCAAGATATCATGAAGGTTCATTAGAATATACTGCTGATGATAAAGATATAAAATTTATTAATGAAGCAAGTAAAAAACATCCCGTTGTTGTCACTGTTTATTTAGATAGACCGGCAGTTTTAACTCCAGTAAAACAAATAGCAAATGCAGTGGTTGCAAATTTTGGTGTAAATGATGATGTGTTATTTAAACGTTTATTAGATAGTAAACCATTCAGCGCTAAATTACCATTTGCATTACCAGACTCAATGGATAGTGTTATAAAACAATCTTCTGATTTAGCAAACGACATGCAGGCATTATATCCATTAGGTTATGGTTTAACGCTTTAA
- a CDS encoding tetratricopeptide repeat protein: MKKLILILSLGLFTYGSVFADEQPELNFESEYQKATEQNDPEAQYHVGIMYFNGYTVKKRVFKGIEQGAIDEHEQKTEPDYSKAKEWFEKAAKQGHIGAQHSLAMLYYNGQGTKQNYLKGIEWDTKAAQKGDPVAQYTLAIMYYKGTGVKQNYFKAKQWFAKAAEQNYLDSKDHLSVVSKKVQAIIKKNNQAKKQKTSSVDCGCS, translated from the coding sequence ATGAAAAAATTAATTCTAATCCTATCATTAGGTTTGTTCACTTATGGTTCGGTTTTTGCTGATGAACAACCTGAATTAAATTTTGAAAGTGAATATCAAAAAGCTACAGAACAAAATGATCCTGAGGCTCAATATCATGTTGGAATAATGTATTTTAATGGTTATACAGTTAAAAAACGTGTATTTAAAGGTATTGAACAAGGGGCAATTGATGAACACGAACAAAAAACTGAACCAGATTATAGCAAAGCAAAAGAATGGTTTGAAAAAGCAGCTAAACAAGGGCATATTGGCGCTCAACATAGTTTAGCTATGTTGTATTATAACGGACAAGGTACTAAGCAAAATTATCTAAAGGGTATTGAATGGGACACTAAAGCAGCGCAAAAAGGAGATCCTGTAGCACAATATACTTTAGCAATTATGTATTATAAAGGCACCGGTGTTAAACAGAATTATTTTAAAGCAAAACAATGGTTTGCTAAAGCCGCAGAACAAAACTATTTAGATTCTAAAGACCATTTATCAGTAGTTTCCAAAAAAGTTCAAGCAATTATCAAGAAAAATAATCAAGCAAAAAAACAAAAAACTAGCAGTGTTGATTGTGGATGTAGTTAA
- a CDS encoding LysE/ArgO family amino acid transporter, translated as MLTEILRGSMISASLIIAIGAQNLFVLKQGLLKNHIFFVAGICFICDFTLMAIGIWGVGAFISRNPIITDVLAILGALFLIWYGFNACKSAIQGNSTMQIDSTQQQKNALTKVILSTLAVTLLNPHVYLDTIVIVGGIAGTLSTEQKWAFLIGAVCVSFIWFFGIGYGARLLIPLFKQKRMWVILDSIVGVVMFYIAYRLIFYVIYGS; from the coding sequence ATGCTGACAGAAATATTACGTGGCTCGATGATTTCGGCAAGTTTGATTATAGCTATTGGTGCACAAAATTTGTTTGTACTTAAACAGGGGTTATTAAAAAATCATATCTTTTTTGTCGCTGGTATTTGTTTTATCTGTGATTTTACTTTGATGGCTATCGGTATTTGGGGAGTCGGAGCATTTATTAGTCGTAATCCTATCATAACCGACGTGCTTGCCATTTTAGGCGCTTTATTTTTGATTTGGTATGGATTTAATGCCTGCAAGAGTGCAATACAAGGTAACAGCACTATGCAAATTGATTCTACTCAGCAACAAAAGAATGCGTTAACTAAGGTTATATTGTCTACTTTGGCTGTTACTTTACTTAATCCCCATGTTTATTTAGATACAATTGTAATTGTTGGTGGTATAGCTGGCACTTTATCAACTGAGCAAAAATGGGCATTTTTAATTGGTGCTGTTTGTGTTTCTTTTATTTGGTTTTTTGGTATTGGTTACGGTGCTAGGTTACTTATACCATTATTTAAACAAAAAAGAATGTGGGTTATATTGGACTCAATTGTAGGCGTCGTAATGTTCTATATTGCTTACCGACTTATTTTTTATGTTATTTATGGCAGTTGA
- a CDS encoding tetratricopeptide repeat protein has product MTRLIVMISLFLFAINTSFAVENIEAFFDEQYKKATQQNDAEAQFYLGRMYLKGEGVKQDFTKAKEWFEKATEQHHMSAQAVLGSMYFFGYGIDKNKQKGKELIEESALSGDPIGQFYFGVLYEEAEPQKTYKGIEKNIDDSGFYQDFVKAREWYEKAAQQGNMQATYNLGVLYANGRGVEKDEFKARKYYEIAAKGGDRHAKHNLAIMYYNGYAGLTKDLAKGVKLDIEAAKQGSPLAQYNLGLFFYEGTYFKQDYTKARKSFEFAAAQNEAGSQYMLAIIYEQGLGVDKDPERAKHYYYLACQNGYEESCTQANAN; this is encoded by the coding sequence GTGACCAGATTAATAGTAATGATTAGCTTATTTTTATTTGCAATAAATACCAGCTTTGCAGTTGAAAATATTGAGGCTTTTTTTGATGAGCAATATAAAAAAGCAACGCAGCAAAATGATGCTGAAGCTCAATTCTATTTAGGCCGCATGTATCTAAAGGGTGAAGGAGTTAAACAAGATTTTACCAAGGCAAAGGAATGGTTTGAAAAAGCAACAGAACAACATCATATGAGTGCACAAGCAGTTTTGGGTTCAATGTACTTTTTTGGTTATGGAATTGATAAAAATAAACAAAAAGGTAAAGAACTGATTGAAGAATCAGCATTAAGTGGAGATCCCATCGGTCAATTTTACTTTGGTGTTCTATATGAAGAAGCCGAACCCCAAAAGACATACAAAGGAATTGAAAAAAATATAGATGATAGTGGTTTTTATCAAGACTTTGTCAAAGCTAGAGAATGGTATGAAAAAGCCGCACAACAAGGAAATATGCAAGCAACTTATAATTTAGGCGTTCTTTATGCAAATGGTCGTGGTGTTGAAAAAGATGAATTTAAAGCAAGAAAATATTATGAAATAGCTGCAAAAGGTGGTGATCGTCATGCAAAGCATAATTTGGCTATAATGTACTACAATGGTTATGCTGGACTAACCAAAGATTTGGCTAAAGGTGTAAAATTGGATATCGAAGCTGCCAAACAAGGATCACCATTAGCACAATACAATTTAGGCTTATTTTTCTATGAAGGTACTTATTTTAAGCAAGACTATACCAAAGCCAGAAAATCATTTGAGTTTGCAGCCGCTCAAAACGAAGCAGGCTCCCAATACATGTTAGCAATTATCTATGAACAAGGGCTGGGAGTTGATAAAGATCCAGAACGAGCCAAACATTATTATTATCTAGCTTGCCAAAATGGCTATGAAGAAAGTTGTACTCAAGCTAATGCTAATTGA
- a CDS encoding 2-hydroxyacid dehydrogenase: protein MKVAVFSSKHYDREHLEIANKHFGFEIEYYEHKLSHKTVVTAEGYDAVCVFVNDEVDKRVLQKLAHYGIKILALRCAGFDNVDLAEAKKLGITVVRVPAYSPEAVAEHAVALMMTLNRRTHKAYQRTRDANFSLEGLTGFNMHNRTAGVIGTGKIGQAVIRILKGFGMNILAYDPYPNDIVVELGAQYVQLDELYAKSDVITLHCPMSPENYHLLNKESFNKMKKGVMIINTSRGGLLDATAAIEALKQTKIGALGMDVYENERDLFFEDKSNDVILDDVFRRLSSCHNVLFTGHQAFLTQEALLNISDTTLNNIAQISEGKECQNIVK, encoded by the coding sequence GTGAAAGTTGCTGTTTTTAGCAGTAAACATTACGACAGAGAACATCTAGAAATTGCAAATAAACATTTCGGATTTGAAATTGAATATTATGAACATAAATTAAGTCATAAAACGGTGGTTACTGCTGAAGGATATGATGCTGTATGTGTTTTTGTAAATGATGAAGTGGATAAACGAGTATTACAAAAATTGGCTCATTATGGAATCAAAATTTTAGCTTTGCGCTGCGCTGGTTTTGATAATGTCGATCTAGCTGAAGCTAAAAAATTAGGTATTACTGTAGTGCGTGTTCCTGCTTATTCGCCAGAGGCTGTGGCTGAACATGCTGTTGCATTAATGATGACATTAAACCGTAGAACACATAAAGCTTATCAACGTACACGTGATGCCAACTTTTCTTTAGAAGGATTGACAGGTTTTAATATGCATAATCGTACCGCTGGGGTTATTGGCACAGGTAAAATAGGTCAAGCTGTTATTCGTATTCTAAAAGGATTTGGCATGAATATTTTAGCTTATGATCCTTATCCTAATGATATCGTTGTTGAGTTAGGTGCACAGTATGTTCAGTTAGATGAACTGTATGCTAAATCAGACGTGATTACTTTACATTGTCCGATGTCACCAGAAAATTATCATTTGCTCAATAAAGAGTCATTTAACAAAATGAAAAAAGGTGTGATGATTATTAATACTAGCCGTGGTGGTTTATTAGATGCAACAGCAGCCATTGAAGCGTTAAAACAAACTAAAATTGGTGCATTAGGGATGGATGTGTATGAAAACGAACGTGATCTGTTTTTCGAAGATAAATCCAACGATGTTATTTTAGATGATGTATTCCGTCGTTTATCATCATGTCATAACGTGCTATTCACTGGTCATCAAGCATTTTTAACCCAAGAAGCATTGTTAAATATTTCCGATACAACATTAAATAATATTGCCCAAATTTCAGAAGGCAAAGAATGTCAAAATATTGTTAAATAA